One Fundulus heteroclitus isolate FHET01 chromosome 1, MU-UCD_Fhet_4.1, whole genome shotgun sequence genomic window carries:
- the LOC118563452 gene encoding ovocleidin-17-like gives MNWDSGYPGTNEKMPGCVLMTSSGKWLLQYCGYSYKPVCSNVTGQHVSFVFINIPMNWKEAQSYCREHLTDLAIPRNLSENEKIRALIPAGYSWIGLYRDTWKWSDGDMYIWNRWLSGEPDEVGEKCTATVFDNRYSSTSNYNGNWGAWPCDSRKPFICHHDPVPSTKQVVKVKLVGNSNLDLNDPAVLENLLKELKQKMKEQGVDTEIKLSWKKQQDGNVFYKEKKEEDQK, from the exons ATGAACTGGGACTCTGGATATCCAGGCACTAACGAGAAGATGCCAGGATGTGTCTTGATGACCAGTTCTGGAAAGTGGCTCCTGCAATATTGTGGCTATTCCTATAAACCGGTCTGCTCCAATGTGACGG GACAGCATGTTTCATTCGTCTTCATCAACATTCCAATGAACTGGAAGGAGGCTCAGAGTTACTGCAGAGAGCACCTTACAGACCTGGCCATTCCCAGAAACCTGTCAGAGAACGAGAAGATAAGGGCACTGATCCCTGCAGGTTACAGTTGGATTGGTCTTTACAGAGATACCTGGAAGTGGTCGGATGGAGACATGTATATTTGGAATCGTTGGTTATCAGGCGAACCTGATGAAGTGGGGGAGAAATGCACAGCTACAGTATTTGATAATCGCTATAGTTCTACTTCCAATTACAATGGTAACTGGGGAGCCTGGCCATGTGATTCAAGGAAACCGTTCATCTGCCATCATG ACCCTGTGCCTTCCACAAAGCAAGTGGTGAAAGTGAAGCTGGTGGGAAACTCAAATCTGGATCTGAATGACCCTGCTGTCCTGGAAAACCTGCTGAAGGAG CTcaaacagaagatgaaggagcAGGGCGTGGATACAGAAATCAAACTGAGCTGGAAGAAACAACAGGATGGAAACGTCTTCTACAAGGAGAAAAAGGAGGAGGACCAAAAGTGA